A genomic region of Streptomyces sp. NBC_00247 contains the following coding sequences:
- a CDS encoding glycosyltransferase family 2 protein, producing the protein MVKLSVIVPFYNVQTYAPDTLRSLRTNAREDFEFILVDDCSTDGTGDILSRAREEIPGVSVVRHKKNGGLATARNTGLDAATGEYLTFLDGDDWLAPGYFASLLESIERLGCDFVRSDHVQVTGRVRTVHRVPHGMRNHVLDPRAVILPAHRSTPVDYPYAWAGIYHRRLLDRGLLHFTDGLRTAEDRPWIWRLHRQAESFASVGLLGVFYRRGVASSLTQIGDVRQLDFIRSFDQVVEETSQDPDADALLPKAVRTYCAVMAHHLGSIERFEPPVAKQLRSMTAAALRRLPQDILDETLASLGDHRAALLRRARRRAVASEVPAPAAAPGATV; encoded by the coding sequence GTGGTCAAGCTCTCCGTCATCGTGCCGTTCTACAACGTGCAGACATACGCGCCCGACACCCTCCGAAGTCTGAGAACGAACGCTCGCGAGGACTTCGAGTTCATCCTCGTCGACGATTGTTCGACCGACGGAACAGGGGACATCCTTTCCCGCGCCCGGGAAGAAATTCCGGGAGTGTCGGTCGTACGGCACAAGAAGAACGGCGGCCTGGCGACCGCACGCAACACCGGCCTCGACGCCGCGACCGGGGAGTATCTGACCTTCCTGGACGGCGACGACTGGCTGGCTCCCGGGTACTTCGCCTCGCTTCTGGAGTCGATCGAGCGGCTGGGCTGCGACTTCGTGCGCTCCGACCATGTACAGGTCACCGGCCGGGTCCGGACCGTGCACCGGGTGCCGCACGGGATGCGCAACCACGTGCTGGACCCCCGGGCCGTGATCCTCCCCGCCCATCGCTCCACGCCCGTCGACTACCCGTACGCCTGGGCCGGCATCTACCACCGGCGGCTCCTGGACCGGGGTCTGCTGCACTTCACCGACGGGCTGCGCACCGCCGAGGACCGCCCGTGGATCTGGCGGCTCCACCGCCAGGCCGAGAGCTTCGCCTCGGTGGGGCTTCTCGGCGTCTTCTACCGGCGAGGAGTGGCGTCCTCGCTCACCCAGATCGGGGACGTACGCCAACTGGACTTCATCCGGTCGTTCGACCAGGTCGTCGAGGAGACGTCGCAGGACCCGGACGCCGACGCGCTGCTGCCCAAGGCGGTCCGTACCTACTGCGCCGTCATGGCCCACCACCTCGGCTCCATCGAACGGTTCGAGCCCCCGGTGGCGAAGCAGCTGCGCTCGATGACCGCGGCGGCCCTGCGACGGCTGCCCCAGGACATCCTCGACGAGACGCTGGCCTCACTGGGCGACCACCGTGCCGCCCTGCTCCGCCGGGCACGCCGCCGCGCCGTCGCCTCCGAAGTCCCCGCCCCTGCCGCCGCCCCGGGAGCCACCGTCTGA